The following is a genomic window from Elusimicrobiota bacterium.
GAGCCGGCGCGGTCTTTGCTGGTCGACATGCTCAAGAGCCCCCGCGCGAACACCTACACCGTGGAGAAGGGGGCGGTCAGGAAACTCATCCACCAGGCGCCCTGGTATCGGGCGGGCCGCTGCGCCGGTTTCGTGGAGCTCTCCATCGTCCTGCCCGAGCCGATGGCGCACCGCGTGCGCAAGGAGCCTGAACAATGAGCGTCACAGCCGGAATCACCCGGGCCGAAGCCTGGGACCTTCTGCAGGAGCACGTGAAGAACCCCAACATGCTCAAGCATTGCCTGGCCTCCGAGGCGGTGATGCGCGCCGCGGCCAGACGACTGGGGCAGGACGAGGAGGCCTGGGGGCTGGCGGGCCTGCTGCACGACCTCGACGTGGAGCTGACCGGCGGGGACCTCAAGGTCCACGGCCTGAGGGCCGTGGAGATGCTCACCGCCCGCGGCGTGGCCCCGGAGATCGTGGACGCCATCAAGATGCACAACGAGAACGCCCACGGCCAGAAGCGCAGCACGGTCTTCCAGAAGGCGCTGGCCGCCAGCGAGACCATCACGGGCCTGGTGACGGCCACCACCTTGGTCTATCCGGACCAGAAGCTCGCCAGCGTCAGGCCCTCGTCGGTGGTCAAGCGCATGAAGGAGAAGTCCTTCGCCGCGTCGGTGGACCGCGACATCATCCGCGAATGCGAGGCGGTGGGCATCCCCCTGCCCGAGTTCGCCGAACTCGCGGTGGCCGCTATGCGCGCCATCGCCGTGGACCTGGGGCTCTAGACCTCGGTTAGTTGAGGAACTGGCCGGCCTCGGCGAGCATGATCTCGGCGCGGGTGATAGCGCGGTATATCGCCGGCGTCCCGGCGCGCACGGCATAGGCCGGCGCGAGGTTCATTCGGTCGATCTGCCGCGAATCCCAGGCCTGCAGCAGGCACAGCCCGCCGAAAAGCGCGGCGGCCATCGGCCAAATCGGAAAGAATCCCCTGGGCATACTCGATCTCCTCAAGGACAGGATAGCCGAGGCGCGTTGCACGGCTGTTACAGGAGATTAAAAACGCGGTAAAGAGCCGTCCCGGGCAAGCCGCGGCTAGGCGCTGGTCCCGTCGTGCCGGTGGTCCCCGCCGTCCTTGTAGCCCAGCTTCTCGACCATCGACTGGATGGCCTTGGGGTCGCCCTGGGTGGCCTGCAGCTCGGCGAGGTGGTCGAGGTAGCTCAGGCCCATGGCTCCCAGCCGGCTGGGGCGCTCGCGCTGCGCGGCCATGAAAGCGGCGCGCAGGTAGCAGATGCGCTCGTCATAGGGGTCGGCGACCTTGAGCCACTGGTACTGGGTCGTGAAAGCCGAGACCTCGCCGGCGACGACGTCCGTGCCGTTGAGCTTGCCCGCCTGCTGGTCGCGGGCGTGAGCGGACTCGTGGATGAGCGTGGCGAAGGCGATGGCGTCCCCGACCTTGGTGGCGAGGAAGGAGAGGAGTTCGTTGAGCTTGATGGTCCCCAGCTCGGCCTT
Proteins encoded in this region:
- a CDS encoding HDIG domain-containing protein, with the protein product MSVTAGITRAEAWDLLQEHVKNPNMLKHCLASEAVMRAAARRLGQDEEAWGLAGLLHDLDVELTGGDLKVHGLRAVEMLTARGVAPEIVDAIKMHNENAHGQKRSTVFQKALAASETITGLVTATTLVYPDQKLASVRPSSVVKRMKEKSFAASVDRDIIRECEAVGIPLPEFAELAVAAMRAIAVDLGL
- a CDS encoding PAS domain-containing protein, translating into MRDDDWTEEFPAAITVCDEQGVILSMNRAAGEVLRKNGGRALVGKSLLDCHPEPARSLLVDMLKSPRANTYTVEKGAVRKLIHQAPWYRAGRCAGFVELSIVLPEPMAHRVRKEPEQ